DNA from Candidatus Dormiibacterota bacterium:
CCGTCCGCTCCCTCGATCACGGGATCGTGATCCCGTTCCCTGCCCGGTCGTAATCGTGGCGCGCATGCCGTCGTCGCCTTCGCGCCCACGTCCGTGGAACGGGTGAACGGCTCCCGCGCGAGACCTATATTCGGGTCGTCTCCCGCACCGCGTCCGGCGCGGGTCCGGGAGCGGGGAGGGGACCCGGGGTGGCCGCTGCAGGCCGACGCGCGCAGTCCGCGAGGACATGGGTCGGTGCGAGAGGAATCGCCGGCCTGCTCCTCGTCCTGCTCCAGCCCTTGACGGCGCGCGCCCTCGCCGACGAGTCGCGCGGCACCCTGGGCGGGAGGGTCCGCGAGCGGACCGGTCACGCGCCGATCGCCGCCGCGCGCGTCCGGCTCGAACCGGAGAGCGGACGCCCCTGGCCCACCGCCCTGCCGGCGTCGCTGTCGGCTGCACCGGACAGCGCAGGATCGAACCCGCAACCCGCCCGAACGACTCAGACGGACTCGTCCGGCACCTACCGGTTCGAGGACGTTCCGGCCGGTGTCTACCTGCTGGGCTTCGAGGGGGAGGCGTACGAGGGACGGGTCGTCACGGGAGTCCGGGTCGTCGCCGGCCCCGAGGTGCGGGTCGATGTCGATCTGGAGGCCTCCCTGTCGGAGCGGATCACGGTGCGAGGCTCGACGGTCGAGGAAGGCCCCGGGCTGTCGCGGCGGGTCTTCGGACGCGACGCCCTCGGCCTCCGGCCCGCGGCGCTCGGGGATCCATTCCGGGCCCTGGCGGGGACGGCCGGGATCACCCCCGGGAACGACTTCCAGTCCGAGATGCGGGTGCGCGGCGGCGAGGCGGCGGAGACCACCGTCCTCCTCGACGGCCAGCCGCTGCCTTACGCCTACCACTTCGGCGGCGGCGCCGGCAGCGCCGGGACGATAAACGGCGACCTGGTCGACTCGCTCACGGTGACGACCGGCGGCTTCTCGGCGGAATACGGCGACGCGCTGGCCGGCATCATCGACGTGTCGACGCGCGTGACGCCGCCCGGGAGAACGACCGGAACGGCCGGGGTGGGATCGATGCTGGCGCACGCGGCGTTCCTCGGGCCGGCGGGGGAGGGCTCGTACGCCGTTTCGGGACGCTACAGCAACCTCGGCCTGTACGACGGACACGTGGCGGGGGACGCCACGGACGGAGTCCGCTTCCACGATCTGTTCGGGCTCCTCCGCCTGCCGCTCGCCGCGGGCGCGCGGCTCGAGATGGCGCTCCTGGAGGCGGGCAACACCTACGAGGCGGACCTGGGATACTCCGCCCGCGCGGCCATGTCGAGCGAAAACCGGGGACTGCGCGCCAGGCTCGATCTGCCGCTCGATCCGGCGACACTGCTGCGGCTCCAGGCGTCGGATTCCGGCCTCGCGGTCACCTCGGGGGTGACGGGCGGAATGTCCTTCGACCAGGACCAGCGGCGGCAGGATCTGCGTGTCTCTATGCTGCGCGACCTGGACGGCCGGCACAGGCTGAACGGCGGGCTGGCTCTGGAGCGGATCGCGGGCGGAATGGCCGGCACGGTGTCGGACGGCGACACTCTGCTGCCGAGCGATCTCGCCGCCCGCGGCGAGGTCGTCTCGGCCTTCATCGAAGACACCTGGCGTCCCGCCGATACCCTGACGCTCCGCTACGGAGGGCGCGTCGACCGATCGTCCCCGACCGGCGAGACCGCACTGAGCCCGCGCTTCAGCCTGGAGATCCGCCCCTCGACCGGATTCACGGCGCGCTGCGCGGCCGGGCGCTTCGAGCAGTATCCGCGCCAGGAGCAGATGTTCCTGGCGGCCGGCGAGCCGCTGCGCATGCAGACCGCGGATCACGTCATCGCCGGGTTCGAGGTCGCCACGAGAGCGGGCACGCGGATCGTCGTCGAAGGATATCGCAAGAACCTGTCCCGTCCCATCGGAGAAGCGCTGAACCGTTACATCGAGCTGCAGGAGCGAGTGGCGCAGTTCGACCGTGGCACGGTCCGCGGAGCCGAGATCACCGTCCAGCATCAGGTCGCGCCGGCCTGGAGCTGGGAGGCGAGCTACGCCTGGCTCAGGGCCACACAGACGAAAGACGGGATCGAGTCTCCGCGGAATACCGACCAGAGACACAACCTGGGGCTGTCCTTCAGCAGGCGACTCGGGAAAGGCTGGGAGGCGGGGGCGATCGCCCGGTACGCCAGCGGCCTGCCGTACACCCCGCAGCGAGCGTGGACCAACGGCATCGACTTCGGGACTCTCCTGGGGGACCTGAACGGTGCGCGTCTGCCGGCCTACGGCCGGCTGGACCTTCGCCTGGGACGCGCAATCCAGGCGGCGTGGGGGCTGCTCGACGTCCGCCTCGATCTCCTGAACGTTTCCAACCGCGCCAACGTCCGGAGCGTCGACCTGAC
Protein-coding regions in this window:
- a CDS encoding TonB-dependent receptor, whose product is MAAAGRRAQSARTWVGARGIAGLLLVLLQPLTARALADESRGTLGGRVRERTGHAPIAAARVRLEPESGRPWPTALPASLSAAPDSAGSNPQPARTTQTDSSGTYRFEDVPAGVYLLGFEGEAYEGRVVTGVRVVAGPEVRVDVDLEASLSERITVRGSTVEEGPGLSRRVFGRDALGLRPAALGDPFRALAGTAGITPGNDFQSEMRVRGGEAAETTVLLDGQPLPYAYHFGGGAGSAGTINGDLVDSLTVTTGGFSAEYGDALAGIIDVSTRVTPPGRTTGTAGVGSMLAHAAFLGPAGEGSYAVSGRYSNLGLYDGHVAGDATDGVRFHDLFGLLRLPLAAGARLEMALLEAGNTYEADLGYSARAAMSSENRGLRARLDLPLDPATLLRLQASDSGLAVTSGVTGGMSFDQDQRRQDLRVSMLRDLDGRHRLNGGLALERIAGGMAGTVSDGDTLLPSDLAARGEVVSAFIEDTWRPADTLTLRYGGRVDRSSPTGETALSPRFSLEIRPSTGFTARCAAGRFEQYPRQEQMFLAAGEPLRMQTADHVIAGFEVATRAGTRIVVEGYRKNLSRPIGEALNRYIELQERVAQFDRGTVRGAEITVQHQVAPAWSWEASYAWLRATQTKDGIESPRNTDQRHNLGLSFSRRLGKGWEAGAIARYASGLPYTPQRAWTNGIDFGTLLGDLNGARLPAYGRLDLRLGRAIQAAWGLLDVRLDLLNVSNRANVRSVDLTYDPSTGQFYRTTYYQSPFLPVFSLSAEF